Below is a genomic region from Rhizobium sp. 9140.
CTCTGTATGCGTCCTAGCGCATAAAACCTCTAACGGGAAACCCGTTCGCAAGGATGCGACCGCCGGGCGTGACAAGGGGCGCGTCAGGAGAAAGAGGGCGCCGCAAGCGGCACCCTCTCTGGTGTCGAATGCTTACTTGTCGAGCACGAAGGGTGCCGAGTACTTGTCGACATTGTCCTTGGTGATCAGCAGGCAATCGAACAGCTGCTTTTCGGACTTGGCGCCCGTGGCACCCGTCTTGATGAAGCTGTCGGCCTGCTTCACGGCTTCTTCCGAGAAGACGGCGACCGGCTGAAGCACGGTGTACTGCAATTCGCCGGCCTTGATGGCGGCGACTGCATCCGGCGAACCGTCGAAGCCGCCGACCTTGACGTTGGCGATCTTGCCGGCTTCCTTCAGCGCTGCGATGGCGCCGAGCGCCATTTCGTCATTGCCCGAGATCACGCCGTTGATATCCGGATTGGCCTGCAACATGGACTGCATCTTGTCGTGGCCCTTGGTGCGGTCCCAGTCGGCCACTTCGGAAGCCGCCTTTTCGAGGTCCGGATACTGCGTCAGCACGGTCTCGTAGCCATTGGAGCGGGTCGCGGCATTGTTGTCTGAGGGTGCGCCGAAAAGCTCGACATACTTGCCCTTGTCGCCGACGGCTTCCACCCACTGCGTGGCGCCGAGGGCTGCACCCTGCGCGTTGTTGGACACGAGCTGCGCCTTGGCAAGGCCTTCCTGGTTGATCTCGGCATTGACGAGAATGACCGGGATGCCGGCGGCAACGGCTTTCTTGACAGCGCCGACGGAGCCGTCGGCGTTGGCCGGATCGAGGATGATCGCGACCGACTTGTTGGTGATGGCGGTGTCGATCAGGTTGCTTTCGGTGTTGGTGTCGCCCTTGTGCGCGCCGACGGTCGCGGTGTAGCCGAGCTTTTCGGCGGCGGCCTTCGCCACATTGCCTTCGGTCAGCCAGTAGGGGTTCGACGGGTCGTTGACGATCACCGTCATCAGGCCCTCGGCATAGGCGGTGCTGGCAAACATCGTTGCGGCAGCGGCGGCTGCCATCAGCAGGCGGCTTGCTTTTTTCATCATGGTCTCTCTCCCGGTTGAAATGCGGTTCGGTTGTGCCGGTCACCCGGCGGTGCTTGTCCGTGGCCGGACCCCTGCCTCTCCTTGAGAAGGCAGAAAGCCGGTGATGCGGAGAAGGTCGTGTGTCGGTCGCCTTTACTTCGGGCGGCGGCCGTACTGGATGCTGTTGAGCAGAACGGCGAGCACGATGACAGCGCCGGTAAAGACGGTCTGCCAGTAGGAGGACACGCCGATGATGACGAGGCCG
It encodes:
- a CDS encoding D-ribose ABC transporter substrate-binding protein, coding for MMKKASRLLMAAAAAATMFASTAYAEGLMTVIVNDPSNPYWLTEGNVAKAAAEKLGYTATVGAHKGDTNTESNLIDTAITNKSVAIILDPANADGSVGAVKKAVAAGIPVILVNAEINQEGLAKAQLVSNNAQGAALGATQWVEAVGDKGKYVELFGAPSDNNAATRSNGYETVLTQYPDLEKAASEVADWDRTKGHDKMQSMLQANPDINGVISGNDEMALGAIAALKEAGKIANVKVGGFDGSPDAVAAIKAGELQYTVLQPVAVFSEEAVKQADSFIKTGATGAKSEKQLFDCLLITKDNVDKYSAPFVLDK